In the genome of Equus asinus isolate D_3611 breed Donkey chromosome 9, EquAss-T2T_v2, whole genome shotgun sequence, one region contains:
- the SRA1 gene encoding steroid receptor RNA activator 1: MAELYVKPGNKDRGWNDPPQFSYGLQTQAGGPKRTSLTKRVAAPQDGSPRVPISETSPGAPPVGPPPLSSKASRPPPVGSSPACSVEPTNFPVIECETLLEDVLKPLEEALDDCRGHTKKQVCDDISRRLALLQEQWAGGKLSTPVKKRMALLVQELSSHRWDAADDIHRSLMVDHVTEVSQWMVGVKRLIAEKRSLSSEETSEEKSTATAEEHQTVPGIHRLHNPVGSPDSPQTIS, from the exons ATGGCGGAGCTGTACGTGAAGCCGG GCAATAAGGATCGCGGCTGGAACGACCCGCCCCAGTTCTCCTACGGGCTGCAGACCCAGGCTGGTGGACCCAAGCGCACGTCGCTCACCAAAAGGGTCGCTGCCCCCCAGGATGGATCCCCTAGAG TCCCCATCTCAGAGACTTCTCCTGGGGCCCCCCCAGTGGGGCCTCCACCTCTTTCAAGTAAGGCTTCCAGGCCCCCACCTGTTGGGAGTTCTCCTGCCTGCAGTGTGGAGCCCACAAATTTCCCAGTTATTGAATGTGAGACTCTGCTAGAAGATGTGCTGAAACCTTTGGAAGAGGCATTGGACGATTGCCGTGGCCACACAAAG AAGCAGGTATGTGATGACATCAGCCGACGCCTGGCTCTGCTGCAGGAACAGTGGGCTGGAGGGAAGCTGTCAACGCCTGTAAAGAAGAGGATGGCTCTGCTGGTGCAAG aGCTTTCAAGCCACCGTTGGGATGCAGCGGATGACATCCACCGCTCACTCATGGTTGACCATGTGACTGAGGTCAGTCAGTGGATGGTGGGAGTTAAAAGATTAATTGCGGAAAAGAGGAGCCTGTCTTCAGAGGAGACCAGTGAAGAGAAATCTACAGCCACAGCTGAGGAGCACCAGACCGTACCAGGCATCCACAGGCTCCATAATCCTGTGGGTTCCCCAGACTCACCTCAAACCATCTCCTAG
- the EIF4EBP3 gene encoding eukaryotic translation initiation factor 4E-binding protein 3, translating into MSTSASCPIPEGRDRLPDCYSTTPGGTLYATTPGGTRIIYDRKFLLECKNSPIARTPPCCLPQIPGVTTPPTAPPSKLEELKEQKETEEEIPDDAQFEMDI; encoded by the exons ATGTCCACATCGGCGAGCTGCCCGATCCCCGAGGGCAGGGACCGGCTGCCCGACTGCTACAGCACCACGCCGGGGGGCACGCTATACGCCACTACCCCGGGAG GCACCAGGATCATCTACGACCGAAAGTTCCTGCTGGAGTGCAAGAACTCACCCATTGCCCGGACGCccccctgctgcctccctcagATTCCCGGGGTCACAACTCCTCCAACAGCCCCACCCTCCAAGCTGGAGGAGCTGAAGGAGcagaaggagacagaggaagagataCCCG atgACGCACAATTTGAAATGGACATCTAA